From Peromyscus eremicus chromosome 3, PerEre_H2_v1, whole genome shotgun sequence, one genomic window encodes:
- the LOC131905966 gene encoding N-acetyltransferase family 8 member 7-like, which translates to MPPYHIRKYQDSDHKSVVDLFSRGMKEHIPTTFRYMLMLPRILLLLLGVPLTLLLVSGSWIVVLLSSLILFTSLWLLAKNTWDKYLVACLHTDMADITTTYLSSHSSCFWVAESRCQIVGMVAALPAVDPFLQKKQLRLRHLSVSLEHRRQGIGKAMVRRVLQFAQARGFTEVVLSASMFQYAALALYQDMGFQKTGELYLTIISRLRKSPIIQLKYCLTSAQEGGL; encoded by the coding sequence ATGCCTCCTTATCATATCCGCAAATACCAGGATAGTGACCACAAGAGCGTGGTGGATTTGTTCTCCAGAGGCATGAAGGAGCACATCCCCACCACCTTCCGCTACATGCTGATGCTGCCCCGAATTCTCCTGCTCTTACTTGGGGTCCCTCTTACCCTACTGTTGGTCTCAGGCTCCTGGATTGTGGTTCTTCTCTCCAGCCTTATTCTCTTTACTTCCCTGTGGCTCCTTGCCAAAAATACTTGGGACAAGTATTTAGTAGCGTGTTTGCACACAGACATGGCTGACATCACCACAACCTACTTGAGTTCTCATAGCTCCTGCTTCTGGGTGGCTGAGTCTAGGTGTCAGATAGTGGGCATGGTGGCTGCCCTGCCGGCTGTGGATCCCTTCCTGCAGAAGAAGCAACTACGGTTACGTCACCTCTCTGTGTCATTGGAGCACCGAAGACAGGGGATAGGGAAAGCTATGGTCAGGAGGGTCCTCCAGTTTGCACAGGCCCGGGGCTTCACTGAAGTTGTTCTTTCCGCCAGTATGTTCCAGTATGCAGCCCTGGCTCTCTACCAGGATATGGGCTTCCAGAAGACTGGTGAGTTATACCTCACCATTATCTCCAGACTAAGGAAATCTCCCATAATACAATTAAAGTATTGTCTCACTTCTGCTCAGGAAGGGGGCCTGTGa